Genomic segment of Shinella zoogloeoides:
TCCGCGAAATAAGACGTATGAAACGGCTGATCCTCTTGGGCATTTGACGCCGACACCAGCAAAGCCAGAACGACAAATGCGCATGTTATGCCAGTTCGCATTGCACACCCCTCCCATAGGCGACTTGGCCGCCTCATCCTATCACACCACAACTCCACTCGCAGCCGCCCGATTTCCTCAAACCCGCCTCGACAGGTCTGGCAGGGTATCTCGCCGCCAATGCTCCTCAATTAATGCCGTTCGCCCGCTGAAGCTCGCGCACATAGGCCACGATCGTAGCGACGTCGGCCCTCGTCAGACCCGGCTGAGGAGGCATGTTTCCGAATTTCCAGTGATGCGCGCGCACGCCGTTGGCGACGGCCATTTCAAAGGCGTAGTCTCCGTGGTGAGAAGGTTCGTATATCCGATGGATGAGCGGCGGGCCGGCATCGGTTCCGGCCGCGTTCTTGCCGTGGCACGCTGCACAGACGGCGTTGAAAGCTCGTTCTCCCATCTTTGCGGTGTCGGACAATGACGAAGGCACGACAACCGACAATGCCGTCCCCTGGCCCGATACTCCTCTTCTGGCTTCGTCTTCCGATCCGGTTCGATTCCAAAGCGCAAAGCCCGCAACCGCTGCCGCGGCGACGAGCAGAGCGAAGACGTTTCTCTTGTTCATTTGTGAATCCTTATGTCTTTAGGCCGCCGAACACCCTCTCTGCCGCCATCAACTGCCGAACCCGTCGGCATGAATGTGGTGGTGGGGCGGCGCGCGATGGCGATGTGGGGCCACGAAATTGTTTTCGTGGCCTCCGGCGTGTCAGCCGTTCGAGATGCGGCGTTGGTAGTCTGCCTCTCGCTGCGGCCAGGTACTCTTGATGTAGTCGAGGACAGCCTCGATCTCGGCGGAGGTCAGAGCCTCCCGAAAGCTGGGCATGTCACTCTCGTAGCCACCGCCAACCACCGCGGCGGTCCCATCGGTGATGATTGCGAGGAGCTGCCTGTCCGAATGATGCCAGGTGTGACCGGTCTCGTCATGCGGCGGCGCCGGAAGGCGGCCGCTCGTGCCCGGGCTGCGCCAGTCGGGCTGGCCTTCGAGTTTCGTGCCGTGACAGCTCGCACAGTTCGCTAGATAGACTGCCCGGCCAAGGGCGATGCGATCGCTCGCCTCCTGACCGGACCGTCCCTTTCCGACCAAGATCGCACCGGCCGCCGCCAGGAGAGTTGCGGCGACCGCGATCCAGAGCGGTTTCATGCAGCGATCCTGAACTCGGTCATCATCCCGGTGGCCAGATGCGGCATATGATGGCAATGCAACATCCAGCTCGCGGCCTCGCCGGCATCAAGGGCAACAGTGACCATCGACATCGGCGGTATGTACACGGTATCGCGGCGCGCACCTTCGAAGCGTCGCCTGTTGATGCCAACAACCTGGAATGCATGCCCATGCAGATGCATCGGGTGCCCCATCATCGACATATTGTGGAACATCAGTTCCACCCGATCGCCGCTCGTTGCGGCAACCGGCCGATGCTTGCCCCATGTTGCTCCGTCGATGGTCCAGACATAGGGCTGCATCGAGCCGCCGAGCATGATCATGTGGCTTCGATCCACCGGACGGGCGGCAAGCGTGTCGACAGCGACCAGCCGTGACTCCTGAGACAAGTCCGTGTCGAAGGCCGGGGCGTCATTCGCTGAAAGGGAATCGATCCTGTCGATCGTGGCGCCCGCGGGGGCGAGAATAATGCCGGTCCTTTCACGTTCGCCCTCCCTGAGCGCCAGAATCGGCCATGCGCGGGTCTCATTTGGAAGGTCGATCTCCAGGTCGAGACGCTGCCCCATGGCCAGCCCGAACCGCGAACCCGCGACCGGCTGGACCTCATGCCCGTCGACGGCGACGAGCCGGGCTTGTGCTTCGCCCGTGTCGATCCAGAAAACGGTGGCTGCGGCTGCGTTGATGACACGGAGGCGAACCCGGCCGCCGCGTTCGACCTGAACGACATCGGGATCGGACAGGGTTCGGTCATTGGCGAGATAGGCATCCCAGTCGTAGTCGTTGAGATCCATCGCCATGTTACCCATATCCATGGCCATCGAGCCCATTCCCCCGGCCTCGCCCTGGTTCATTCCAGGCATGCCGCCATGGTTCATGCCTTGCATCGCGCGTGACATGCCGGCAGCGCCATGTCCATCAGCGCTTGCGCTGGTGATCTCTTCCAGCACTTCTTCCGGTGTCTTGAACGCGAAGTCGTGCAGGAACAGGACGACTTCCTGCCGATCGGCGGATAGGTCTTCTGCCCTCCGGACGATCAGCGGCGCGGCGAGCAATCGCATTTCCTGGATCGGCACATGGCTGTGCATCCAGTGCGTTCCGGGCTGGGGCGCGAAATCGAAGCTGCGCGTTTCACTGGGCTGAAGAAGCGGCTGCGGCATATCCGGGACGCCGTCCTGAGCGTTCGGGGGAATCTGGCCGTGCCAATGAATGATCGTGGACTCGGCGAGATCGTTGGTCAGATCCACCCGAAATCGCTCGCCCGGATCGAGGAGCAGCCCCTGCCCGTTGGGACCAGCAAGTCCGAAAACGGTGGCCGGTCGATTGTCTATATCGAGCGTGCGGCTGGTGGCGGCCAGGCGGATCGCAGCCGCGTCCTGGCCGTAGGCCCTGATGGGGAAATGGGATGCAGCAAGCATGGCTGCGCTGGCGGCGAGGAAGCCGCGTCGTGAAAAGGTCGTCATATTCGTCACCTCGGGACGATCTGTCCCGCCTGAAAGGTCCAAATGGATCGCAGCGGGATCAGCCCCGCCGCAGGCTCAGAGGAGGCGCGATATAGGAGGGCGATCATTCCGGCCGGG
This window contains:
- a CDS encoding c-type cytochrome, with amino-acid sequence MNKRNVFALLVAAAAVAGFALWNRTGSEDEARRGVSGQGTALSVVVPSSLSDTAKMGERAFNAVCAACHGKNAAGTDAGPPLIHRIYEPSHHGDYAFEMAVANGVRAHHWKFGNMPPQPGLTRADVATIVAYVRELQRANGIN
- a CDS encoding c-type cytochrome; protein product: MKPLWIAVAATLLAAAGAILVGKGRSGQEASDRIALGRAVYLANCASCHGTKLEGQPDWRSPGTSGRLPAPPHDETGHTWHHSDRQLLAIITDGTAAVVGGGYESDMPSFREALTSAEIEAVLDYIKSTWPQREADYQRRISNG
- a CDS encoding multicopper oxidase family protein; the protein is MTTFSRRGFLAASAAMLAASHFPIRAYGQDAAAIRLAATSRTLDIDNRPATVFGLAGPNGQGLLLDPGERFRVDLTNDLAESTIIHWHGQIPPNAQDGVPDMPQPLLQPSETRSFDFAPQPGTHWMHSHVPIQEMRLLAAPLIVRRAEDLSADRQEVVLFLHDFAFKTPEEVLEEITSASADGHGAAGMSRAMQGMNHGGMPGMNQGEAGGMGSMAMDMGNMAMDLNDYDWDAYLANDRTLSDPDVVQVERGGRVRLRVINAAAATVFWIDTGEAQARLVAVDGHEVQPVAGSRFGLAMGQRLDLEIDLPNETRAWPILALREGERERTGIILAPAGATIDRIDSLSANDAPAFDTDLSQESRLVAVDTLAARPVDRSHMIMLGGSMQPYVWTIDGATWGKHRPVAATSGDRVELMFHNMSMMGHPMHLHGHAFQVVGINRRRFEGARRDTVYIPPMSMVTVALDAGEAASWMLHCHHMPHLATGMMTEFRIAA